A genomic window from Chloroflexota bacterium includes:
- a CDS encoding ribonuclease J, with the protein MNNKLRIIPLGGLGEVGKNMMVYEYDDQILVVDTGIMFPTNDMLGIDYIIPDFEYLVEHRDKVCGIVITHGHEDHTGAITHVLEEINAPIYATRLTLGLVEVKLARGGLLQKADLIPVNAGDSLEIGPFTVEFFHVSHSIPDAVGLGITTPAGLVVHTGDYKFDPTPVDGWPTDFAKLAEFSSRGVLALMADSTNADKPGWTPSERVIDPAFDKVFAEAEGRIIVATFASLISRMQQVVDAAERHGRKVAFVGYSMENNSKMAIKLGYLEAPSDTVVPLEEALKLPASEVVLMATGSQGEPSSMVGRLSMGTNRRFTIKDGDTVVLSSHPIPGNEEVIYRTINRLFRRGANVLYEPLTAVHVSGHAKQDEMTLMLHLVKPKYLIPIHGELRHLRQHAVLAQDSGISPENIAVVENGQIVEFEDGELNLGDRIPGGYIFVDGARVGEVGPSVVREREALAREGVVLISLVLDHGGRLRELPEIITRGFVYKHEADELLDAVSERIVETVKSSPGNIHDQVVQTVRSFLYNETKSRPMVLVTLSWV; encoded by the coding sequence ATGAATAACAAATTACGTATCATTCCTCTGGGGGGCCTGGGGGAAGTCGGCAAAAATATGATGGTCTACGAATACGACGACCAGATTTTGGTGGTAGATACCGGCATCATGTTCCCCACCAACGACATGCTGGGCATCGATTACATCATCCCCGATTTTGAGTATTTAGTCGAACACCGCGACAAAGTATGCGGCATCGTGATCACACACGGGCATGAAGACCATACCGGCGCCATCACGCATGTGTTGGAAGAAATTAACGCCCCGATTTATGCCACGCGCCTGACCCTGGGATTGGTGGAAGTCAAACTCGCTCGGGGTGGGTTGCTGCAGAAAGCAGATCTGATTCCTGTAAATGCGGGCGACAGCCTCGAGATCGGCCCCTTCACGGTCGAATTCTTCCATGTCAGCCACTCCATCCCCGATGCGGTTGGTCTGGGCATCACCACCCCGGCTGGGTTGGTCGTCCACACCGGCGACTATAAATTTGACCCCACCCCCGTCGATGGTTGGCCCACCGATTTCGCCAAACTGGCCGAATTCTCCAGCCGCGGCGTCCTGGCTTTGATGGCCGACTCCACCAACGCCGACAAACCCGGATGGACACCCTCCGAGCGGGTAATTGATCCGGCATTCGACAAAGTATTTGCCGAAGCCGAAGGCCGCATTATTGTGGCTACCTTTGCATCCTTGATTTCGCGGATGCAGCAAGTTGTGGATGCCGCCGAACGCCACGGACGGAAAGTGGCCTTTGTTGGCTACAGCATGGAAAACAACTCCAAAATGGCGATTAAACTAGGCTATCTTGAAGCACCCTCCGACACCGTCGTCCCCCTGGAAGAAGCGCTAAAATTGCCCGCTTCAGAAGTTGTACTGATGGCAACCGGCTCTCAAGGCGAACCCTCCTCGATGGTCGGGCGGCTCTCGATGGGCACCAATCGCCGCTTCACCATCAAGGATGGCGATACCGTTGTGCTTTCCTCGCACCCCATCCCCGGCAACGAAGAAGTCATCTACCGCACCATCAACCGGCTCTTCCGCCGCGGCGCCAACGTACTTTACGAACCCCTGACGGCTGTGCATGTCTCCGGCCATGCCAAACAAGACGAAATGACCCTCATGCTACACCTGGTCAAGCCCAAATATCTCATCCCCATCCACGGTGAACTGCGTCACCTGCGTCAACATGCCGTGCTGGCACAAGATTCCGGCATCTCGCCGGAGAATATTGCAGTTGTGGAAAACGGACAGATTGTCGAATTTGAAGATGGCGAATTGAATCTGGGCGACCGCATCCCCGGCGGCTATATCTTTGTCGATGGCGCCCGTGTGGGCGAAGTTGGCCCCAGCGTAGTGCGCGAGCGCGAAGCCCTGGCGCGTGAAGGCGTGGTGTTGATCAGCCTGGTGCTCGATCACGGCGGACGGTTGCGCGAACTCCCCGAAATTATAACGCGCGGCTTTGTTTACAAACACGAAGCCGACGAATTACTGGATGCTGTCAGCGAACGCATCGTCGAAACCGTGAAGAGCAGCCCCGGCAATATCCACGATCAGGTAGTGCAAACCGTGCGCTCTTTCCTCTACAACGAAACCAAGAGCCGCCCAATGGTGCTGGTTACGCTGAGCTGGGTCTAA
- a CDS encoding protein-L-isoaspartate(D-aspartate) O-methyltransferase: MHNEDDYAQQRAAMVRDQIERRGITDTRLLEVLRTLPRHLFVPAAQQQWAYSDGALRIEAGQTISQPYIVALMTEALGLQGHERVLEVGTGSGYQAAVLAQLCAQVYSIERHAALSAAAGAIFADLEIENIHLHVGDGTLGLPDQAPFDAIMVTAAAPETPPALLDQLADGGRMVIPAGSRYQQVLELWQRRGDKRKSHRISAVAFVPLIGEQGWEK; encoded by the coding sequence ATGCACAACGAAGATGACTATGCCCAACAGCGTGCCGCGATGGTGCGCGATCAGATTGAACGGCGAGGGATTACAGACACGCGCCTGCTAGAAGTGCTGCGCACACTGCCGCGGCATCTCTTCGTGCCAGCGGCGCAGCAGCAATGGGCTTATTCGGATGGCGCGCTGCGTATTGAAGCGGGGCAGACCATCTCGCAGCCCTATATCGTCGCGTTGATGACTGAAGCACTGGGTTTACAGGGACACGAACGCGTACTCGAAGTCGGCACCGGCTCGGGGTATCAGGCGGCAGTGCTGGCGCAGTTGTGCGCGCAAGTTTACAGCATTGAGCGGCACGCGGCCTTGTCGGCTGCTGCTGGGGCAATTTTTGCCGATCTGGAAATCGAGAATATTCACCTGCACGTTGGCGATGGCACACTGGGACTCCCCGACCAGGCCCCCTTTGACGCGATTATGGTCACAGCTGCGGCGCCCGAAACCCCGCCTGCCTTGCTCGATCAACTCGCCGACGGTGGGCGTATGGTGATCCCGGCGGGGAGTCGTTACCAGCAGGTATTGGAATTATGGCAGCGTAGAGGGGATAAACGAAAAAGCCACCGCATTTCTGCCGTGGCTTTTGTTCCGTTGATTGGTGAACAGGGCTGGGAAAAGTAG
- a CDS encoding TIGR03617 family F420-dependent LLM class oxidoreductase, which produces MKIDTVLPPHFLTSVPKLAAAVEAMGFDGLWATETQHDPFLPGPLIAEHTQNLQFGTAVAIGFARNPATLAYTAWDLAQASNGRFILGLGTQVKGHVERRFGMPWPDSVVGKLREQILAIRAFWDTWQNGERLNFRGEYYKLTLMSPFFNPGPNSHPDIPIYIAGVNTGLAKLAGEVADGFHVHPLHSPRYLSEVVLPAIETGATSSGRVRSDIAVAVSAFIVTNPHEQAFVRQQISFYASTPSYRRVFALHGWEDVAEELSGLVARGKWGEMPALISDEMLATFAVVAKSEDVPHALKERYTGLADRISLYSPFTPGERDDFWRHLIKEMR; this is translated from the coding sequence ATGAAAATCGATACCGTACTTCCCCCGCATTTTCTTACTTCTGTGCCAAAACTGGCCGCGGCGGTCGAAGCGATGGGCTTCGATGGCCTGTGGGCAACCGAAACCCAACACGATCCCTTTCTGCCCGGCCCGCTGATTGCCGAACACACCCAAAATTTGCAATTTGGCACCGCCGTGGCGATTGGTTTTGCGCGCAATCCGGCTACGCTGGCCTACACTGCCTGGGATCTGGCGCAAGCCTCGAATGGGCGCTTTATTCTCGGCCTGGGCACGCAGGTTAAGGGGCATGTCGAGCGTCGCTTTGGGATGCCCTGGCCTGATTCGGTCGTGGGCAAGCTGCGCGAGCAAATTCTCGCCATCCGCGCTTTTTGGGATACCTGGCAGAACGGCGAACGGCTCAACTTCCGTGGCGAATACTACAAGCTGACCCTGATGTCGCCTTTTTTCAACCCTGGCCCCAATTCACACCCCGATATTCCCATCTATATCGCCGGGGTCAACACCGGTCTGGCAAAACTCGCCGGAGAAGTGGCCGACGGTTTCCATGTGCATCCGCTGCACTCGCCGCGCTATCTCTCCGAGGTTGTACTCCCCGCCATTGAAACAGGAGCCACTTCGAGTGGGCGCGTCCGCTCCGATATCGCTGTGGCCGTATCCGCTTTCATAGTCACCAACCCCCATGAGCAGGCTTTTGTCCGCCAGCAGATTTCGTTCTATGCATCCACGCCTTCGTACCGGCGTGTATTTGCACTGCATGGATGGGAAGATGTGGCCGAAGAATTGTCTGGATTAGTGGCGCGCGGCAAATGGGGGGAGATGCCTGCTTTAATCAGCGACGAGATGCTGGCTACTTTTGCGGTGGTAGCCAAATCCGAAGATGTGCCCCACGCCCTGAAGGAACGCTATACTGGCCTGGCTGATCGAATTTCGCTCTACAGTCCTTTTACCCCCGGCGAGCGCGACGATTTTTGGCGGCACTTAATCAAGGAAATGCGCTGA
- a CDS encoding peptidase M19, which produces MLIVDAHQDLAWNMLTFGRDYTRSALETRRLEMHSAAPRHNGDTLLGWHEYQQGRVAVIFATLFASPARRTLGEWDVQSYRDTAEARLRYSAQLDAYHRLVDQHPDKFRLIRTQTDLRAHLAEWQPETASPPVGLVILMEAAEAVGHPSELEEWWQRGVRLIGPAWAGTRFCGGTGEPGPLTSDGYALLEAMADFGFSLDFSHMDEKAVLQALDIFPGTMLASHANASALLDGLDSNRFLSDRVIHGLIERDAIIGVVPYNPFLLPGWQASDGRHRVTLGFVAAQIDYICQLAGDAAHVGIGSDFDGGFGLQSVPEGIDTIADLGKLAGLLAEKGYTESDIQSVMGQNWLNLLARSLP; this is translated from the coding sequence ATGCTCATTGTAGATGCCCACCAAGACCTGGCCTGGAATATGCTCACCTTCGGGCGCGATTACACCCGTTCGGCGTTAGAAACTCGCCGCCTTGAAATGCACAGCGCTGCACCGCGTCACAACGGCGATACCCTGCTCGGCTGGCACGAATATCAACAGGGGCGCGTCGCCGTGATTTTCGCCACACTATTTGCGTCTCCGGCGCGGCGCACGCTGGGTGAGTGGGATGTGCAGAGTTACCGGGACACCGCCGAAGCCCGACTGCGCTATTCGGCGCAACTGGATGCCTACCATCGCCTGGTCGATCAGCACCCTGATAAATTCCGCCTGATTCGAACGCAAACTGACTTGCGGGCGCATCTGGCCGAGTGGCAGCCCGAAACGGCCTCCCCTCCGGTTGGGCTGGTGATCTTGATGGAGGCTGCCGAGGCAGTCGGACACCCATCGGAGTTGGAAGAATGGTGGCAGCGTGGTGTGCGCCTGATTGGTCCGGCCTGGGCGGGGACGCGCTTTTGCGGTGGCACCGGCGAACCAGGCCCGCTGACAAGCGATGGATATGCCCTGCTCGAAGCAATGGCCGATTTTGGCTTCAGCCTCGATTTCAGCCACATGGACGAAAAAGCGGTGTTGCAGGCTCTGGATATTTTCCCCGGCACAATGCTTGCATCTCATGCCAATGCGTCTGCCTTGCTCGACGGCCTGGATAGTAATCGCTTCCTTTCTGACCGTGTCATCCACGGGCTGATCGAGCGTGATGCTATCATTGGTGTTGTGCCTTATAATCCCTTTTTGCTCCCCGGCTGGCAAGCCAGCGATGGACGCCATCGGGTAACATTGGGTTTTGTGGCCGCGCAAATTGATTATATTTGTCAACTGGCCGGGGATGCCGCGCATGTGGGCATTGGCAGCGATTTCGATGGCGGTTTTGGCTTACAGAGCGTACCCGAAGGCATCGATACGATTGCCGATCTTGGAAAACTGGCTGGGCTATTGGCCGAAAAAGGGTATACTGAAAGTGATATTCAGTCTGTTATGGGCCAAAACTGGCTTAATTTATTAGCGCGCAGCCTGCCCTGA
- the mutY gene encoding A/G-specific adenine glycosylase — MSIPFVQNLLHWYHRNARQLPWRGNPDPYAVWVSEIMLQQTRVDTVIPYFERWLERFPTLHSLAAAEQQAVLQQWEGLGYYSRARNLHRAAKIVVEQHAGKLPADEKALQKLPGIGRYTAGAIASICFGLDTPALDGNIRRVMARLFNVTELARSTEGEHKLWALLSEYLPPGEAADYNQALMELGALICAPRAPKCDQCPVADSCLAYELGVQEQRPVKKRKPPVPHHTVTAAVIRRNGHILIAQREHKGLLGGMWEFPGGKQESGESLPECLRREICEELGVDVEVGAPLGVYDHAYSHFKITLHAFDCTLLKGEPQPIDHASLQWVVPSAFSDYPMGKIDRQIAAHIQHSTGN; from the coding sequence ATGTCAATTCCCTTCGTCCAAAACTTACTCCACTGGTATCATCGCAATGCCCGCCAGCTACCCTGGCGCGGTAATCCCGATCCCTACGCGGTTTGGGTTTCGGAAATTATGTTGCAACAAACCCGCGTGGATACCGTCATTCCCTATTTTGAGCGCTGGCTGGAGCGCTTTCCCACGCTGCACAGTCTGGCTGCCGCCGAGCAGCAAGCTGTGCTTCAGCAGTGGGAGGGGTTGGGATATTACAGCCGCGCCCGCAACCTGCACCGCGCCGCAAAGATTGTGGTTGAGCAGCACGCCGGCAAACTTCCTGCCGATGAAAAAGCGCTGCAAAAACTCCCCGGCATTGGCCGTTATACGGCTGGAGCGATTGCTTCGATTTGTTTTGGATTGGATACTCCTGCGTTGGATGGCAATATCCGCCGCGTCATGGCGCGCCTTTTCAATGTCACCGAGTTGGCGCGTTCGACCGAGGGTGAGCATAAGCTCTGGGCTTTGCTCAGCGAATACCTGCCCCCCGGGGAGGCTGCTGATTATAACCAGGCGCTGATGGAATTAGGCGCCCTCATTTGCGCGCCGCGCGCGCCCAAGTGTGACCAATGCCCCGTAGCCGATTCTTGCCTGGCCTATGAGTTGGGCGTTCAGGAACAACGCCCGGTGAAGAAGCGCAAGCCGCCTGTGCCGCATCATACCGTCACCGCGGCGGTCATTCGGCGCAACGGACATATTCTCATCGCGCAACGTGAACACAAAGGTTTGCTGGGTGGTATGTGGGAATTTCCCGGTGGCAAGCAAGAATCCGGCGAGAGTCTTCCCGAATGTTTGCGGCGTGAAATCTGTGAAGAATTGGGTGTGGATGTTGAAGTTGGCGCTCCGCTTGGGGTGTACGATCACGCCTATTCGCATTTCAAAATCACCCTGCATGCCTTTGACTGTACCCTACTCAAAGGTGAACCCCAGCCCATTGACCACGCCAGCCTCCAATGGGTTGTCCCGTCGGCGTTTAGCGACTATCCGATGGGCAAAATTGACCGTCAAATCGCTGCCCATATTCAACATTCAACCGGTAACTGA
- a CDS encoding MBL fold metallo-hydrolase has product MKITWHGHSCFRLSARGLATVVTDPYDHQVVGYQPLNLRGNIVTVSQDTPEYNYENAVKSKEHVLKGPGEYEIGDVFITALRTNGKKRQPDELRNTLFVFDFEGITVAHLGALTRVPSQSQVEALGNVKVVLVPVGGGNALNAAKAAEVISLLEPGIVIPMQYLTPESKLELDPLDKFLKEMGLGDQIPEDELTVTSSSVPDETQVVVLSYQA; this is encoded by the coding sequence ATGAAAATTACCTGGCACGGCCATTCCTGTTTCCGATTATCAGCCCGCGGGCTGGCAACCGTTGTTACCGATCCGTATGACCATCAAGTTGTTGGCTACCAGCCGTTGAATTTGCGCGGCAATATTGTCACCGTTTCCCAGGATACGCCTGAATATAATTACGAAAATGCGGTGAAATCGAAAGAGCACGTACTCAAAGGGCCGGGAGAATACGAAATTGGCGATGTATTTATCACAGCTTTACGCACCAATGGTAAAAAGCGCCAACCCGATGAGTTGCGCAATACGTTATTTGTATTTGATTTTGAAGGGATCACGGTAGCGCATTTAGGCGCGCTGACGCGTGTCCCCAGCCAATCGCAGGTGGAGGCTTTGGGAAATGTGAAAGTGGTTTTGGTTCCGGTGGGCGGTGGGAACGCGCTCAACGCGGCAAAAGCCGCCGAAGTGATCAGTTTGCTTGAACCGGGCATTGTCATTCCCATGCAGTATCTCACGCCGGAAAGCAAACTTGAACTCGACCCGTTAGACAAATTCTTGAAAGAAATGGGCCTGGGTGATCAAATCCCCGAAGACGAACTCACGGTAACATCCTCCTCGGTTCCCGACGAAACGCAGGTTGTGGTGTTATCGTATCAAGCCTAA
- a CDS encoding M1 family metallopeptidase, with the protein MKRALILMILSLMLTACGAAPEVVPTETAVPTLASLAASPTLEPTQTPTPEPTPTPEPSPTPAPPPEIQYAISAELDFSARWLKASETITIPNLSDEPITNLTLVVQPRWYENAFELTSLTWDDGTPIEGYYFDEISLIIPLAEPLAPNDTRRLTMDFELFLPQIIQSEDYGPIPFGYTLRQVNLVDWYPFVPAYKAGEGWIVHPTWYYGEHLVYPVANFDVALKVVNAPSVTMIAASAPDTGNDDVHIYHLEDARNFVASVSASYMLLEEQVDDVLVQAYIFPQHQVGGKAAFETVINALELYTELYGEYPHSSMTLVEADFLHDMEYQSLIFISHAFFNTFDGTAETYLVTITAHETAHQWFYGLVGNDPFLEPWLDEAFCTYSERLFYEKLYPNSQDWWWYARVNYYVPSGWIDSDLTYNGGYRTYRDAIYLQGAKFLEDLRFLIGDEAFFAFVKDYVETYRNQIVTRQDFFTTLARHSNVDISALMTSYFQYP; encoded by the coding sequence ATGAAACGCGCACTCATCTTGATGATTCTCTCCCTGATGCTGACGGCTTGCGGGGCCGCGCCCGAGGTGGTTCCAACTGAAACAGCGGTTCCTACACTCGCTTCGCTCGCGGCGAGTCCTACGCTCGAGCCAACCCAGACCCCGACGCCGGAACCCACCCCCACGCCAGAACCCAGCCCTACGCCCGCGCCCCCACCCGAAATCCAGTACGCCATCTCCGCCGAGTTGGATTTTAGCGCCCGTTGGCTAAAGGCATCGGAAACCATCACTATCCCCAACCTGTCAGACGAACCCATCACGAATCTGACGCTGGTCGTACAACCGCGCTGGTATGAAAACGCCTTCGAATTAACCAGCCTGACCTGGGACGATGGAACGCCGATTGAGGGTTATTATTTCGACGAAATCAGCCTGATTATTCCACTGGCGGAACCGCTGGCTCCCAATGATACGCGCCGCCTGACGATGGATTTTGAACTTTTCTTGCCCCAGATTATCCAGTCGGAAGATTATGGGCCGATCCCCTTTGGATATACGCTGCGCCAGGTCAACCTGGTCGATTGGTATCCCTTCGTTCCGGCGTATAAAGCCGGGGAGGGCTGGATCGTACACCCTACCTGGTATTATGGCGAACACCTGGTTTACCCGGTGGCAAATTTCGATGTAGCCCTGAAAGTAGTAAATGCCCCCTCGGTGACAATGATCGCCGCCAGCGCACCCGATACGGGGAATGACGATGTGCATATTTACCATCTCGAAGATGCGCGCAATTTTGTGGCTTCGGTGAGTGCTTCGTATATGCTGCTCGAAGAACAGGTTGATGATGTGCTGGTTCAGGCATATATCTTTCCGCAGCATCAGGTGGGCGGGAAAGCCGCTTTTGAAACCGTGATTAACGCGCTGGAATTGTATACTGAACTTTATGGCGAATATCCCCACTCTAGCATGACGCTGGTCGAAGCCGATTTTTTGCACGATATGGAATACCAGAGCCTGATTTTTATCAGCCACGCATTTTTCAACACCTTCGATGGTACCGCTGAAACCTATCTGGTGACGATTACGGCACATGAAACCGCGCACCAGTGGTTTTACGGGCTGGTCGGCAACGATCCGTTTTTAGAGCCGTGGCTGGATGAGGCTTTTTGCACCTACAGCGAGCGTCTCTTTTACGAAAAATTGTATCCCAACTCGCAAGATTGGTGGTGGTACGCGCGGGTGAATTATTATGTACCCTCGGGCTGGATCGATAGCGATCTGACTTACAACGGCGGCTATCGCACCTACCGCGATGCGATTTATTTACAAGGCGCAAAATTTTTGGAAGATTTACGCTTTTTGATCGGCGATGAGGCTTTCTTCGCCTTTGTAAAAGATTATGTGGAAACCTATCGCAATCAGATTGTCACACGCCAAGATTTTTTCACCACCCTGGCACGTCACAGCAATGTGGATATCAGCGCGTTGATGACATCGTATTTTCAGTATCCGTAG
- a CDS encoding GtrA family protein — MTAETKMILPSPRLPLRSRLPSPDFGRGAGGEGKIQKTLTQAFRYALVGVSNTLIDAATYYTLTRALGLATLPVLAKGLAYAIGMTNSFYWNRTWTFRAKDTIYRVPIWRAAFLFTLTHIVALGINAGVMALSLNLLHVPEIVALILATAAAFGWNFFLNKWVVFK; from the coding sequence ATGACTGCGGAAACTAAAATGATCTTGCCCTCACCCCGTCTACCGCTACGCTCTAGACTCCCCTCTCCCGATTTCGGGAGAGGGGCCGGGGGCGAGGGCAAAATTCAAAAAACGCTTACCCAAGCCTTCCGATACGCACTCGTCGGCGTTTCGAACACGCTGATTGATGCAGCAACCTACTACACCCTGACGCGCGCGCTTGGGTTGGCGACACTGCCGGTGCTGGCAAAAGGTTTGGCCTACGCCATTGGCATGACTAACAGCTTTTACTGGAACCGTACCTGGACATTTCGTGCTAAGGATACAATATATCGTGTCCCAATCTGGCGAGCGGCTTTCCTCTTCACACTAACACATATCGTCGCACTGGGCATCAACGCCGGGGTGATGGCCCTCAGCCTGAACTTGTTGCACGTTCCGGAAATTGTCGCTCTGATTCTGGCAACTGCGGCCGCCTTCGGCTGGAATTTCTTCCTGAACAAGTGGGTTGTTTTTAAATAA
- a CDS encoding LysM peptidoglycan-binding domain-containing protein, which translates to MKTRILFSLSLIMLLVGVTLPAMAAAPRQTTPILSPTPGPDGRIIYTVQAGDSVWSISANFNIPLDELRALNGLADDAVIAPGDEIFLGLGGPATAVPAAQATPTPMPAGPTPTVEIGFGILCVILYDDINGDAIRQEEEISIPGGAISIGNATGTVSITEDTLSGLDHFCTTEIEEGEYTITVGVPDGYNPTTEFSAAITLNPGDESYLDFGAQKNSVKVAEEPAPIGEGPSPTLGIIGAAVILLGIILGVYAIFMRR; encoded by the coding sequence ATGAAAACTCGCATTCTATTCAGTTTATCTTTGATTATGCTTCTGGTTGGGGTAACACTCCCGGCAATGGCGGCGGCTCCACGACAAACAACCCCCATTTTGTCGCCAACGCCCGGCCCAGACGGGCGGATTATTTATACTGTACAAGCAGGCGATTCCGTGTGGAGTATTTCAGCCAATTTCAATATTCCGCTTGATGAGCTACGCGCGCTCAATGGTCTGGCAGATGATGCCGTCATCGCCCCCGGGGATGAGATTTTCCTGGGGCTTGGCGGCCCTGCCACGGCGGTCCCTGCCGCACAAGCCACGCCCACACCCATGCCCGCCGGGCCAACGCCTACGGTCGAAATTGGTTTTGGTATTCTATGCGTGATCTTGTATGACGATATCAACGGGGACGCGATCCGCCAGGAAGAGGAAATATCCATCCCAGGCGGAGCTATCAGCATCGGCAACGCCACCGGTACAGTTTCGATCACCGAAGATACGCTCAGCGGTTTGGATCATTTCTGCACAACCGAAATAGAAGAAGGCGAATATACGATTACTGTCGGTGTCCCCGATGGCTATAACCCCACCACTGAATTCAGCGCGGCTATCACCCTCAACCCCGGAGATGAAAGCTATCTTGATTTTGGCGCGCAAAAGAACTCGGTCAAGGTTGCCGAAGAGCCAGCTCCAATCGGCGAAGGGCCATCCCCCACGTTAGGAATTATTGGCGCGGCTGTAATTTTGCTGGGAATCATCCTGGGCGTGTATGCTATTTTCATGCGGCGATAA
- the galE gene encoding UDP-glucose 4-epimerase GalE has translation MRIFLTGGAGYIGSATAETLLANGHSVTVYDSLVTGHRAAIPAAAHFIQADLGDAAALKTALSAQPYDAVMHFAAFIEAGESMKNPGKYFKNNLTYSLELIEAAVQAGVRRFVLSSTAAVYQSSDEPLSENSPLGPNNLYGHTKLMIEQALEWYRQIHGLHYAALRYFNAAGGFAHRGEAHQPESHLIPLTLQVPLGQRAKIYIYGTDYPTPDGTCIRDYIHIRDLVSAHLLALDALGEREQMVYNLGNGAGYSVREVIETAREVTGHPIPVEETPRRAGDAPRLVAASERIQRELGWQPQTPALKDIIASAWEWHQTHPHGYIA, from the coding sequence ATGCGTATTTTTCTAACTGGCGGGGCGGGCTATATTGGCTCGGCGACTGCCGAAACTTTGCTTGCGAATGGACATTCTGTAACGGTTTATGATTCGTTGGTAACTGGTCATCGCGCTGCAATTCCGGCAGCGGCGCACTTCATTCAGGCCGATCTGGGCGATGCGGCTGCGCTGAAAACTGCCCTGAGCGCCCAGCCTTATGATGCTGTGATGCACTTTGCGGCTTTCATTGAGGCTGGCGAGAGCATGAAAAACCCCGGCAAATATTTCAAGAATAATTTAACCTACTCATTGGAGTTGATTGAAGCCGCGGTACAGGCAGGTGTGAGGCGCTTTGTACTTTCGTCTACAGCAGCGGTATATCAGTCCAGTGATGAGCCGCTTAGCGAAAATTCACCTTTGGGGCCGAACAATCTCTATGGGCATACGAAATTGATGATCGAACAAGCCCTGGAATGGTACCGGCAAATCCACGGGCTGCATTACGCGGCCTTGCGTTATTTCAATGCCGCCGGAGGCTTTGCCCACCGCGGGGAAGCGCACCAGCCCGAATCGCACCTCATCCCGCTGACGTTGCAAGTCCCCCTCGGGCAACGCGCGAAAATCTATATCTATGGCACAGATTATCCGACCCCCGATGGCACCTGCATCCGCGACTATATTCATATCCGCGATCTGGTTTCTGCGCACCTGTTGGCATTAGACGCATTGGGCGAACGCGAGCAGATGGTCTATAACCTGGGCAATGGCGCGGGATATTCTGTGCGGGAAGTGATCGAAACCGCCCGCGAAGTCACCGGGCATCCAATCCCGGTGGAAGAAACCCCGCGGCGGGCGGGCGACGCCCCGCGGCTGGTAGCCGCCTCCGAGCGGATACAGCGCGAACTGGGCTGGCAGCCTCAAACCCCCGCCCTAAAGGATATTATCGCCAGCGCCTGGGAATGGCACCAGACGCATCCGCATGGGTATATAGCATAA
- a CDS encoding cupin domain-containing protein, with product MYIAKINTAPRYQRDGITSYLLVSKLTGEAEQLAVTLVEMKPGGVQRMHSHEPEQIYHIVEGSGLMTVDGEQRQVYAGDTIFFSSFAEHGLENTGAIPLRYLSAASPSFTKEQCKEWWPLPSLDAGSPAPQMAQVHPGLTRVETFGVEEQHTAYHIGSGDERVLGTPWMISFMERVSNRLIAEHLPAGWMSVGTHVDVKHLAPTPIGAQIRVEVEILEVVKTRVQLAVSAWDAEEQIGAGFHTRAVVERGGFVQRAQLKSRQ from the coding sequence ATGTATATTGCAAAAATTAACACAGCCCCTCGCTATCAGCGCGATGGCATTACATCATATCTATTGGTTTCAAAGCTAACCGGTGAGGCCGAGCAGTTGGCGGTCACGTTGGTGGAAATGAAGCCAGGCGGTGTGCAGCGTATGCACTCGCATGAGCCGGAGCAAATCTATCATATTGTTGAGGGCAGCGGCTTGATGACGGTGGATGGCGAGCAGCGTCAGGTATATGCAGGCGATACGATCTTCTTTTCGTCATTTGCCGAGCACGGCCTTGAGAATACCGGAGCTATACCACTCCGATATCTGAGCGCTGCGTCACCATCGTTTACGAAAGAGCAGTGCAAAGAGTGGTGGCCGCTGCCGAGTTTGGATGCAGGCAGTCCCGCGCCGCAAATGGCGCAAGTGCATCCGGGGCTTACGCGTGTAGAAACTTTCGGTGTCGAAGAGCAGCATACGGCCTATCATATTGGCAGCGGCGACGAACGCGTTCTGGGCACCCCCTGGATGATTTCATTTATGGAGCGCGTTTCCAACCGGCTGATAGCCGAGCATCTCCCCGCGGGCTGGATGAGTGTCGGCACGCATGTCGATGTGAAGCATCTGGCCCCCACGCCGATTGGCGCTCAGATCCGTGTGGAAGTTGAGATTCTCGAAGTTGTTAAAACACGGGTGCAACTGGCTGTATCTGCCTGGGATGCGGAAGAGCAGATCGGGGCAGGTTTCCATACACGGGCGGTTGTCGAACGCGGCGGCTTTGTGCAACGCGCTCAATTAAAAAGTAGGCAATAA